One genomic region from Xiphophorus couchianus chromosome 21, X_couchianus-1.0, whole genome shotgun sequence encodes:
- the fam162a gene encoding protein FAM162B — translation MSTRFLLHGFWTHRLSVTHTDMNFVRSRLSVGCLFGQRVRGMCSKLPEVKPESSPAAPAQEPRPSFRPPGCTPSNLDKKMLVWAGRFKSAEQIPETVSYETIDNARNKIRVKAAYAMMALTIGACVVMVIMGKKAAGRNESLTAYNLEKKAKWREEIDKEKTQ, via the exons ATGTCAACCCGCTTTTTGCTGCACGGTTTTTGGACACACCGGCTGTCGGTAACCCATACAGACATGAATTTCGTCAGATCTCGCCTATCTGTGGGTTGCCTCTTCG GTCAGAGGGTACGAGGGATGTGCAGTAAACTTCCAGAGGTCAAGCCAGAGTCCTCCCCAGCAGCTCCAGCACAAG AACCGCGTCCCTCATTCAGACCCCCCGGCTGCACACCCTCCAACTTGGACAAGAAGATGTTAGTGTGGGCAGGCCGCTTCAAGTCCGCAGAACAGATCCCGGAGACTGTGTC CTATGAGACGATTGACAATGCCAGGAACAAAATCAGAGTGAAAGCTGCCTATGCGATGATGGCGTTGACAATAGGAGCCTGTGTGGTGATGGTGATTATGGGCAAAAAG GCTGCTGGCAGAAATGAGTCCCTGACTGCATACAACTTGGAGAAGAAAGCCAAATGGAGGGAGGAAATTGACAAAGAGAAGACCCAGTGA
- the mix23 gene encoding protein MIX23, producing MAAPDGTLNCEDFSMFQEGLKVMRTIDDRIVHALNSTVPTVSFSGKVDATQTCKELYESLMKAHLSRDKAIKACIAQKSEVVVQLREEREKDSDNLKLVKQLRKEQTNLKLIQSELNVEEVVNDRSLKVFFERCRIHYLPPKV from the exons ATGGCGGCGCCCGATGGGACTTTAAACTGTGAGGACTTTTCCATGTTTCAG GAGGGGCTGAAGGTGATGCGCACCATAGATGACCGCATCGTCCACGCCCTGAACAGTACTGTGCCCACAGTGTCCTTCTCAGGAAAAGTGGACGCCACACAGACCTGCAAAGAGCTTTATGAGTCG TTGATGAAAGCCCACCTGAGTAGAGACAAAGCCATCAAGGCTTGCATAGCTCAGAAATCAGAGGTGGTGGTGCAGCTGCGGGAAGAACGAGAAAAAGACAGCGACAATCTGAAACTGGTCAAACAGCTTCGAAAGGAGCAGACCAAC TTGAAGCTCATACAGTCAGAGCTGAACGTTGAGGAAGTTGTCAATGACAGAAGCCTGAAG gTTTTCTTTGAACGATGCAGAATCCACTACCTGCCTCCGAAGGTGTAG